In Devosia beringensis, a single window of DNA contains:
- a CDS encoding MATE family efflux transporter has product MTTGARPQYPFDVRHADVWKIALPASVAFITEPLVGIVDITVIGRLGDAGLLGGLVLGALVFDVIFSLAYFLRIGTAGLTAQAVGARDPRDGLLHVSRAILLAIGIGLSMIALGGPILWLATSLLAPGSGTGAALADYFAVRIWSAPFSLVNYALLGWFYGRAAATTGMALQFLLHGINILASIAFVYLLGWGVAGAAAGTVLGQVVAALVGLALLLRHYGGPRAVLAHIAPGELLDAIALKRMFGLSRDLMIRSLALMGAYAWFAAQGSRMGEVALSANAILLNLLMVVGFFLDGIAQAAEQLTGKAVGANWRPAFDRAYGLSFLWGLVIAGGLGLAWYLGGSALIGLMTTNAEVRAQAVSYLPIAALCALTFMPAFVYDGILIGATLNTTMRNGMVISLVVFLAAALLLQRLLGNLGLWLALHVWFLARGAIYWWALERRRAGLFSDPA; this is encoded by the coding sequence ATGACCACCGGCGCGCGTCCCCAATATCCCTTCGACGTGCGCCACGCCGACGTCTGGAAGATCGCGCTACCGGCCTCGGTGGCATTCATCACCGAGCCGCTGGTGGGCATTGTCGATATCACCGTGATCGGCCGGCTCGGCGATGCCGGCCTGCTCGGCGGCCTCGTGCTGGGCGCCCTGGTGTTCGACGTCATCTTCTCGCTGGCCTATTTCCTGCGCATCGGCACGGCCGGCCTCACTGCCCAGGCCGTTGGCGCGCGCGATCCCCGCGATGGCCTGCTCCACGTCAGCCGGGCCATCCTGCTCGCCATTGGCATCGGGCTCAGCATGATCGCCCTGGGCGGACCCATACTCTGGCTGGCCACGAGCCTGCTGGCGCCGGGTTCGGGCACTGGCGCCGCCCTGGCCGACTATTTTGCCGTCCGCATCTGGTCGGCGCCATTTTCGCTGGTCAATTATGCCCTGCTGGGCTGGTTCTATGGCCGGGCCGCCGCCACGACCGGCATGGCACTGCAGTTCCTGCTGCACGGCATCAATATCCTTGCCAGCATTGCCTTCGTCTATCTGCTGGGTTGGGGCGTCGCCGGCGCTGCGGCGGGCACCGTGCTCGGTCAGGTGGTGGCGGCCCTTGTCGGCCTGGCTCTGCTGCTGCGTCACTATGGTGGTCCCCGTGCCGTGCTGGCCCACATTGCGCCGGGCGAGCTGCTCGATGCCATCGCGCTCAAACGCATGTTCGGCCTCAGTCGCGACCTGATGATCCGCTCCCTGGCCCTGATGGGCGCCTATGCCTGGTTTGCGGCCCAGGGCTCGCGCATGGGCGAGGTGGCGCTCTCGGCCAATGCCATCCTGCTCAATCTGCTCATGGTGGTGGGCTTCTTCCTCGATGGCATCGCCCAGGCCGCCGAACAGCTCACCGGCAAGGCCGTCGGCGCCAACTGGCGCCCCGCCTTTGATCGCGCCTATGGCCTGAGCTTTCTCTGGGGCCTGGTGATCGCTGGCGGTCTGGGACTGGCCTGGTATTTGGGCGGGTCCGCCCTGATCGGGTTGATGACCACCAATGCAGAGGTCCGGGCGCAGGCCGTCAGCTACCTGCCCATTGCCGCGCTCTGCGCTCTCACCTTCATGCCGGCCTTCGTCTATGACGGCATCCTGATCGGCGCCACCCTCAACACCACCATGCGCAATGGCATGGTGATATCCCTCGTGGTCTTCCTGGCGGCTGCCCTGCTGCTGCAGCGGCTGCTGGGCAATCTCGGGCTCTGGCTGGCCCTGCATGTCTGGTTTCTGGCCCGCGGCGCCATCTATTGGTGGGCGCTGGAGCGCCGCCGGGCGGGCCTGTTCAGCGATCCAGCCTAG
- a CDS encoding nucleoside/nucleotide kinase family protein, translating to MPTRLSLTPQQALQRLVPHILELESQAHARIAIGLAGGPGTGKSTLAAEIVTMLNATKSGSAQLVPMDGFHMRHAKLESMGQTDFKGAPHTFEGAAFVSFLHHLKSASAAVSGPGYSRQIEDVVDDAFTVGPDVRVLVVEGNYLLLTEGPFAGVRPQLDYAVFIDVPRDLVEARLLKRHAEAGLFGEERNRAHIARNDLPNYDLVALSQDRADVVISLLTEH from the coding sequence ATGCCGACCCGCCTCAGCCTCACGCCGCAGCAGGCCTTGCAGCGCCTCGTGCCGCATATCCTCGAGCTGGAGAGCCAGGCCCATGCCCGCATCGCCATCGGCCTCGCCGGCGGGCCGGGCACCGGCAAGTCCACCCTGGCGGCCGAGATCGTCACCATGCTCAACGCCACCAAGTCGGGCAGCGCCCAGCTGGTGCCCATGGATGGCTTTCACATGCGCCACGCCAAGCTCGAATCCATGGGTCAGACCGACTTCAAGGGCGCCCCGCATACCTTTGAGGGGGCGGCCTTTGTCAGTTTCCTGCACCATCTCAAATCCGCCAGCGCCGCCGTCAGCGGCCCGGGCTATTCGCGCCAGATCGAGGACGTCGTGGACGATGCCTTTACCGTCGGCCCCGATGTCCGCGTGCTGGTTGTCGAGGGCAATTATCTGCTGCTGACCGAAGGCCCCTTTGCCGGCGTCAGGCCGCAGCTCGATTATGCCGTCTTCATCGATGTGCCGCGCGATCTGGTCGAGGCCCGCCTGCTCAAGCGCCATGCCGAGGCCGGCCTGTTCGGCGAGGAGCGCAACCGCGCCCATATCGCGCGCAATGATCTGCCCAATTATGATCTGGTAGCCCTGTCGCAGGACCGGGCCGATGTGGTGATCTCGCTGCTCACCGAGCACTGA
- a CDS encoding DUF6460 domain-containing protein has translation MSDPYPTEPRRRSAVERFFGGSPAGVILRLILVSLLVGFLMSVFGVRPQDVIDGAIELFHDAVRDGFGVFRDLGAYVITGAVLVVPIWLLIRLTRRS, from the coding sequence ATGAGCGATCCCTATCCCACCGAGCCAAGGCGCCGCAGTGCCGTCGAACGGTTCTTCGGCGGCAGCCCTGCCGGCGTTATTCTCCGGCTGATACTGGTATCCCTGCTGGTGGGCTTCCTGATGTCGGTGTTCGGCGTCCGGCCACAGGACGTCATCGACGGCGCCATCGAGCTGTTTCACGATGCCGTGCGCGATGGTTTCGGCGTGTTCCGCGATCTGGGCGCCTATGTCATCACCGGCGCGGTGCTGGTCGTGCCCATCTGGCTGCTGATCCGCCTGACCCGGAGATCGTGA
- a CDS encoding ligase-associated DNA damage response DEXH box helicase, which translates to MAELPPVITAWFAAKGWAPRQHQLDVLDSWNAGASALLIAPTGAGKTLAGFLPTLADLVAGDHQGLHTLYISPLKALAVDVQRNLTGPILEMGLKITAETRTGDTPASKRARQRAKPPHILLTTPEQLALLISHPQAELFFGSLRRIVLDELHALVTSKRGELLSLALARIASLAPDLQITALSATVARPDLLRDWIAQPVPGRVTKLLETTGGAAPVLEILATQERLPWAGHSANYAHRDLYETIKQHRTTLLFVNTRSQAELLFQGLWAINDDMLPIALHHGSLSVEQRRKVEGAMVAGALRAVVCTSTLDLGIDWGDVDLVVQVGAPKGSSRMLQRIGRANHRLDEASKALLVPSNRFEVLECEAALEAVAERHQDSEDPVNGGYDVLAQHIMGMACAAPFAADALYDEVRLAWPYRDLPRGQFDRVLDFVATGGYALRAYERYARLKLTPEGTWRVANPQVAQQYRLNIGTIIEEPMVKVRLVRARGLKKGQSQSPIGAGGRVLGEMEEYFFGTLLVGDTFMFGGEIVAFEGMRDNEAFVSRAQATNPKIPSYMGGKFPLSTYLAERVRRIMDTPDDWHKLPDQVSDWLRLQRDVSVMPRRDSLLVETFPRGAQNYLVCYPFEGRLAHQTLGMLLTRRLERARARPLGFVASEYALAIWGLGDLSGLIRTNRLSLDDLFSQDMLGDDLEAWLDESALMKRTFRNCAVIAGLIERRHPGREKSGRQITMSSDLIYDVLYQHEPDHILIQATRRDAARGLLDIERLGDMLARISGHIVHKPLNRISPLAVPVMLDIGKEPIFGEGRESAMADAADELMREALGQN; encoded by the coding sequence TTGGCTGAACTGCCTCCCGTCATTACCGCGTGGTTCGCCGCCAAGGGCTGGGCGCCGCGACAGCACCAGCTCGATGTGCTCGACAGCTGGAATGCCGGCGCCTCGGCGCTGCTGATTGCGCCCACCGGGGCCGGCAAGACACTGGCCGGGTTCCTGCCGACGCTGGCCGACCTGGTTGCCGGCGACCATCAAGGCCTGCACACGCTCTACATTTCCCCGCTCAAGGCGCTGGCGGTGGATGTGCAGCGAAACCTCACCGGCCCGATCCTCGAGATGGGTCTCAAGATCACGGCGGAAACGCGGACCGGGGATACGCCGGCCAGCAAGCGGGCGCGGCAGCGCGCCAAGCCACCGCATATCCTGCTCACCACGCCCGAGCAATTGGCGCTGCTGATCAGCCACCCGCAGGCCGAGCTGTTCTTCGGTTCGCTCAGGCGCATCGTGCTCGACGAGCTGCATGCTTTGGTCACCTCCAAGCGCGGGGAGCTGCTGTCGCTGGCCCTGGCGCGCATTGCGAGCCTCGCGCCAGATCTGCAGATCACCGCGCTCAGCGCCACGGTGGCGCGGCCGGACCTGTTGCGCGACTGGATCGCCCAGCCCGTGCCCGGTCGGGTGACAAAGCTGCTGGAAACCACCGGCGGGGCGGCGCCGGTGCTGGAAATCCTCGCGACCCAAGAGCGGCTGCCCTGGGCCGGGCATTCGGCCAATTATGCCCATCGCGACCTCTACGAGACCATCAAGCAGCACCGAACGACCCTGCTCTTCGTCAATACGCGCAGCCAGGCCGAACTGCTGTTCCAGGGCCTGTGGGCGATCAATGACGACATGCTGCCCATTGCCCTGCATCACGGTTCGCTCTCGGTGGAGCAGCGGCGCAAGGTGGAGGGCGCCATGGTGGCCGGCGCGCTGCGGGCGGTAGTCTGCACCTCGACGCTGGACCTCGGCATTGACTGGGGCGATGTGGATCTGGTGGTGCAGGTGGGGGCGCCCAAGGGCAGCTCGCGCATGCTGCAGCGCATCGGCCGGGCCAATCACCGGCTCGACGAGGCTTCCAAGGCGCTGCTGGTGCCCTCCAACCGCTTCGAGGTGCTCGAATGCGAGGCGGCGCTGGAAGCGGTGGCCGAGCGGCACCAGGACAGCGAAGACCCGGTCAATGGCGGCTATGACGTGCTGGCCCAGCATATCATGGGCATGGCCTGCGCCGCGCCCTTTGCCGCCGACGCGCTTTATGACGAGGTGCGGCTCGCCTGGCCCTATCGCGACCTGCCGCGCGGTCAGTTCGACCGGGTGCTCGATTTCGTCGCCACGGGCGGCTATGCGCTGCGGGCCTATGAACGCTATGCGCGGCTCAAGCTGACGCCGGAGGGCACCTGGCGCGTGGCCAATCCGCAGGTGGCCCAGCAATACCGGCTCAATATCGGCACCATCATCGAAGAACCCATGGTCAAGGTGCGGCTAGTGCGGGCGCGCGGGCTCAAGAAGGGACAGTCGCAAAGCCCGATCGGCGCCGGCGGCCGCGTGCTGGGCGAGATGGAGGAATATTTCTTCGGCACGCTGCTGGTGGGCGACACCTTCATGTTCGGCGGCGAGATCGTCGCCTTCGAGGGCATGCGCGACAACGAGGCCTTCGTGTCGCGGGCGCAGGCCACCAATCCGAAGATTCCGAGCTATATGGGCGGCAAGTTTCCGCTCTCGACCTATCTGGCCGAGCGCGTGCGGCGGATCATGGACACGCCGGATGACTGGCACAAGCTGCCAGACCAGGTCAGTGACTGGCTGCGGCTGCAGCGCGACGTATCGGTCATGCCGCGGCGCGACAGCCTCTTGGTCGAAACCTTTCCGCGCGGGGCGCAAAACTACCTGGTCTGCTACCCCTTTGAGGGACGGCTGGCGCACCAGACGCTGGGCATGCTGCTGACGCGGCGGCTGGAGCGGGCACGCGCGCGCCCGCTGGGCTTTGTTGCCAGCGAATATGCCCTGGCCATCTGGGGCTTGGGCGATCTGTCCGGCCTGATCCGCACCAATCGGCTGTCGCTCGATGATCTCTTCTCCCAAGACATGCTGGGCGATGACCTCGAAGCCTGGCTCGATGAATCGGCGCTGATGAAGCGTACTTTCCGCAATTGCGCTGTTATTGCCGGGCTGATCGAGCGGCGCCATCCGGGCCGCGAAAAAAGCGGCCGGCAGATCACCATGAGCTCGGACCTGATCTATGACGTGCTCTACCAGCACGAGCCGGACCATATCCTGATCCAGGCGACCCGCCGCGACGCGGCCCGCGGCCTGCTCGATATCGAGCGGCTGGGCGACATGCTGGCGCGCATCAGCGGCCATATCGTGCACAAGCCACTGAACCGGATCTCGCCGCTGGCCGTACCGGTCATGCTCGATATCGGCAAGGAGCCGATTTTCGGGGAAGGCCGCGAATCGGCTATGGCTGATGCGGCAGATGAACTGATGCGCGAGGCGCTTGGACAGAATTGA